One genomic segment of Podarcis muralis chromosome 18, rPodMur119.hap1.1, whole genome shotgun sequence includes these proteins:
- the LOC144326046 gene encoding uncharacterized protein LOC144326046: MWPFNAARRGSLQTWKQDDSLASGHKKLLRRPNMKEAVGAQPLEIVGRGFGRQQQPSGGGKAGKIQRQEACKNEAPAPAPGTNIDKPSWRFPAVPDPCLPHPPAVLRAGMAPSWPYVAQKQQPRFPPIRNTSRVIPEPGETLAAASVPHRSGRSTDSRMEEFRVGQLIRSARRRFRLAAAASQEGLEPRQRPLASQGKADAPLGLLPKPPPCK; the protein is encoded by the exons ATGTGGCCATTTAACGCAGCAAGAAGGGGCTCTCTACAAACCTGGAAGCAGGATGATTCCCTTGCTTCAG GACACAAAAAACTCCTGAGGCGCCCGAACATGAAGGAGGCTGTAGGAGCACAACCTCTGGAGATTGTG GGCCGTGGTTTcgggaggcagcagcagcccagcggtGGAGGAAAAGCCGGGAAAATCCAGAG GCAGGAGGCCTGCAAGAACGAGGCTCCAGCGCCTGCTCCCGGGACGAACATCGACAAACCATCGTGGCGGTTCCCGGCGGTTCCCGATCCTTGCCTGCCTCACCCTCCCGCCGTCCTCCGTGCGGGGATGGCTCCTTCCTGGCCGTACGtggcacagaagcagcagccacggTTTCCCCCCATTAGGAACACCTCAAGGGTGATTCCGGAGCCGGGGGAGACTTTGGCTGCTGCCTCTGTGCCGCACCGGTCGGGGAGGAGCACAGACTCCCGCATGGAGGAATTCAGGGTGGGGCAGTTAATAAGATCAG CAAGGAGAAGGTTCCGCTTGGCAGCCGCCGCGTCCCAGGAGGGCCTGGAGCCGAGACAACGGCCTCTTGCCTCACAG